In the Theobroma cacao cultivar B97-61/B2 chromosome 1, Criollo_cocoa_genome_V2, whole genome shotgun sequence genome, one interval contains:
- the LOC18612423 gene encoding heterogeneous nuclear ribonucleoprotein 1 has product MSENGKLFIGGISWDTNEERLKEYFSSFGEVVEAVIMKDRTTGRARGFGFVVFSDPAVAERVIKEKHNIDGRMVEAKKAVPRDDQNIMGRSTSSIHALPGPGRTRKIFVGGLASTVTESDFKKYFDQFGNITDVVVMYDHNTQRPRGFGFITYDSEEAVDRVLLKNFHELNGKMVEVKRAVPKELSPGPSRSPLGGYNYGLNRVNSFLNGYTQGYTPSSVGGYGLRMDGRFSPVAGGRSGFPPFGSGYGMGVNFEPGLNPSFGNTANFSSNISYGRGLGPYYIGNTNRFGSPIGYDASSGGNSSFFSSVTRNLWGTGGLNYNTNAASSSAYMGSGSGSIGGSAFGSSGISWGSSAISGQGGGNNVPSNSVNFGYGSGDSSFGLGTAGYGRNSGTNVPPTSSYTTSNGGYDGAFADLYGGASVYGDTTWRTSTSERDGSGSFGYGLGSATSDVSGKSSPGYVGGYSVNKRQSNRGKTCY; this is encoded by the exons ATGTCTGAGAATGGTAAGCTATTTATTGGTGGGATATCTTGGGACACCAATGAGGAGCGTCTCAAGGAATATTTTAGTAGTTTTGGTGAAGTGGTAGAGGCAGTGATCATGAAGGATAGGACCACAGGCCGTGCCCgtggttttggttttgttgtcTTCTCTGACCCGGCTGTTGCTGAGAGAGTCATCAAGGAGAAACACAACATTGATGGCAGGATG GTTGAGGCAAAGAAGGCAGTTCCTCGGGATGACCAGAACATTATGGGTAGAAGCACTAGCAGCATCCATGCTTTGCCTGGTCCAGGCCGCACACGAAAGATTTTTGTAGGAGGTTTAGCATCTACAGTCACAGAGAGTGACTTTAAGAAGTATTTTGATCAGTTTGGGAACATCACAGATGTTGTGGTGATGTATGATCACAACACGCAAAGGCCTAGGGGCTTTGGTTTCATCACTTATGATTCAGAAGAGGCAGTGGACAGAGTGTTGCTAAAAAATTTCCATGAACTGAACGGTAAAATGGTTGAGGTCAAACGAGCAGTTCCCAAAGAGTTATCACCTGGTCCTAGTCGTAGCCCACTTGGTGGATATAACTATGGTCTGAATAGGGTCAACAGCTTTCTTAATGGTTACACTCAGGGATATACTCCAAGCAGTGTTGGAGGCTATGGACTTAGGATGGATGGTAGGTTCAGCCCTGTTGCTGGTGGTCGAAGCGGGTTTCCTCCTTTTGGTTCTGGTTATGGAATGGGCGTGAACTTTGAGCCAGGGTTGAACCCAAGTTTTGGAAATACTGCAAATTTTAGTAGTAATATCAGCTATGGACGGGGGTTGGGCCCTTACTATATTGGTAATACAAATAGATTCGGTAGTCCTATTGGGTATGATGCAAGTAGTGGAGGtaattcttcctttttcaGCTCTGTGACCCGGAATCTTTGGGGAACTGGGGGGCTTAATTATAACACAAATGCTGCTAGTTCCAGTGCATATATGGGATCTGGAAGTGGGAGTATCGGAGGAAGTGCCTTTGGAAGCAGTGGAATTAGTTGGGGTTCTTCTGCAATTTCCGGTCAAGGTGGAGGAAATAATGTTCCTAGCAATAGTGTTAATTTTGGCTATGGAAGTGGTGATAGCAGCTTTGGGTTGGGAACAGCAGGGTATGGAAGAAACAGTGGGACAAATGTGCCACCAACATCATCATACACAACATCAAATGGTGGTTATGATGGAGCCTTTGCAGACCTTTATGGTGGTGCTTCAGTTTATGGTGACACCACGTGGCGAACATCAACGTCTGAGCGAGATGGTTCTGGTTCCTTTGGCTATGGACTTGGTAGTGCCACTTCTGATGTTTCTGGTAAAAGTTCTCCTGGTTATGTTGGTGGTTATAGCGTTAATAAGAGACAATCAAATAGA